A stretch of DNA from Coccidioides posadasii str. Silveira chromosome 1, complete sequence:
GTGAAAAAAGGACTCTCCTTGAAACTCAAGCGCCCTGGCTCATGGTTAACCGGGTTTTCTATATCTCGTAAGGGGGTAAGAGGTACTACCAATTGCCACGCCATGAGATGGGGTCATAGTTGTAGAATAAGGAGGTCTATGGGCTGGTAAGGGTTGAGGAGCGGAATGAGGAGGTTGTGTGAACGATGATGGAGAGGGCGTAGGGGCGGTCGGCATCGGGTGTTGGGCAACATAGTAAATATATCTCCTGATCCGATCAAACTCTACTGGGCTTTGGGACATTCTGTGCAGATCTATGTTCCTCTCAAGTGTTATTATAGGCCTAAAGCCTAAACCTGGGATGACCGGGAACTCACGGTTAAGTATCCTGAACTGAAGGACATTTTTCACCCCAGATACAGCAAGGTGCTCGTGTCGCAAGATAGATTTAAGCTGCGCATTGAGTAGAGACTTAATAAGACCAGTCACGGTCTGTATTTCTGCTTCAGAAACTCCAGGCATTTTTAAAATAACagctcctcctcctcgtgATCAAAGGGAGACCCAAGAGATCCGGGATAGGTTGCAAAGTCCAGAAGGTGGATGTGGAGCTCCTGGAGATCAAACACCTTCCAGGAGAACAGGATGAAATGCAAAGAGGGTGCACAAGAGCATGGTGGGAATAGATATACAACCGTAAGGAATTCTCACAGTTAGATCCAGTGTCCCCCAGGCGCTGTGAATTTTGCTAGCCTATTCTTCACGCCGGAAGCTTCTATGAAGACATTCAGCCTGCGAGCGTGAAGGATGGATGACATAAGAGCGGCCTATTGTGATTATATAATCATCGTTCGTTGCTTTTCCGCTGGTCAAAAAAAAGCACGGCGGCATGAAGACGGGTGCATGAAAAGATCGCGGAACAGCAAACCTCTTCCTCTACAATACTTATTTTTGAAGCAAATATTCAATTTATAGATTGGCATTTACCCTACTTGCCTGCTGCCTAATCCATAGCCAACCTCTTTTCGAACCCTCCGTGAACCCGTTACTCGCGCGAAAGCCAATCCATCCGTCCTACAGCCGAAGCACCATGGCAAAAGGCGCTCGGTCAAGCGTTAAAAAGCGTAATAAGGCAAACCTACGAGCCAAAGTGTTTGGGCCTGTTGCGGACCAAAGAACAGAAAGACTTTCGGCGAAGCTTCAAGAATTGGCCTCCAAGACTTCTGTGAAGGATACAGATATGGCAGATGCAGATTTTAATCTGATCGGTTCGTTCCTACGCTTTCTATTCGTATAGTCTAGAAGCAAAATTTGACATTTTGTTGCTGTTTAGAAAAGCTAGATCACGCTTCAACTAGTGAGTACCCCGCTATCAACCTTCATTTATAACTGCGACTAATACCAGTTCGCTCGTAAACAGATATGGACATTGATGAGAATTCTGGTGGTTCCAAGCCAGAGTCCAGTGGTACGGGCCGAATCCAAAAAAGAGTCCGCAGAAAGACACGGCCTTCAATTACGTTTAAACCACACCCTGGCAAGGTGAAGAGGTCGTCTAAAAAGAAATGACGATGTATAAACCGGTTATGGTGCTCTCTCGATTCTTTGATCGCGCTCACGAATACTAGAGGCATTTGGTTTTAATGGAGTTTGGGATAACGGAGGGAATATCAAAAGCGTTCAGCTATGTTCAATATAATTTTTCTTAGGGATTAGCGAATCGAGATCGACTTCCCAGTACTTCAATAGTAGAAACTCTGAAGTCAAAATGCAATGATTCAATTATATTTTCATCTGATAGCGGTCGGCCAAGCATGTATTCTCCGAGAAGGTTCGTCCGAAGAGTAAATATGAGTGGTACTTCGGAGCACAGAGAGCGATATGCTTTATCTTAATAGGCGGTGAATATCGGCAAATCAGGTGAGCCAAAAAGGGGCTCGGGCCAACGCTAGTCGCAAAACATCCATGCAAGGAATGCGATGTTGGACATAGGCTTGGGCATCATCTCTGCGGACTGTTGTTGATTAATCCCATGTCAATTGGTTCTGAGATGATGTTTGGGGTTCAAGGACATTCTGAGGAATGGGATGAAGTCTTGCCTGCAATTGCAACTGCCATCACCCTTCCATGCAATTTGTGAAGATGACAACTAACACTTCAAAGACAACCGCGGCATTGGTGTCGGTTCTCATCTTTCCTATTTCTCTTGTGCTGTTTGCCAGTGGCTTTTTTCCTTATAAGCCATTTCTTCCTG
This window harbors:
- a CDS encoding uncharacterized protein (EggNog:ENOG410PZQC~COG:S~BUSCO:16368at33183) — encoded protein: MAKGARSSVKKRNKANLRAKVFGPVADQRTERLSAKLQELASKTSVKDTDMADADFNLIEKLDHASTNMDIDENSGGSKPESSGTGRIQKRVRRKTRPSITFKPHPGKVKRSSKKK